A window of Magallana gigas chromosome 8, xbMagGiga1.1, whole genome shotgun sequence genomic DNA:
CACAAATTATTCAGAATCAATAGAAGGAGCAGCCTATAAATTTTTTCAACAGTACATTTTATATCGGTTAGATTTACACGTACAGCCAGTGTATTTCCTAAGTGACTTTATATTGGTTTGATTTATAGCATCTCCTACATTCATGACGTACATTTCTCTACCCTAGCTTACGTTCTAAACCTAATCTGCaataaaatttccaataaaatccgagataaaacaaaattcagaaataaaacatttgtagattgtaaaattttcatgaagcattttaattcattttctgaTTCAGAAGTTTTCATTTACTCGatttatcattcaattttttgtgatttCAACACAAAATTGAGCTTTATACTGTTCTTATGGTAAGCAGGCCCTCCACTTTGTGTGGGGGTGGGTGGTGGGGGTGAAATACAATTCTCCTTAAAGAcagtaaaatcattaaatagtAACTCACCAAGACTCTGGCGTTTACACTTGGACCGACAGGGAGAGTGCTTCTCCTCTGGGTACAACAGTTGTTTAATCTCCTCCCACTTTTTATCCACAGAATTGGAACCCTCCTCAGGAAACATTGCCAGTTTCCGTTTTCCTGGACTAAGCTGTGAGGGAGTTGAGGTGGCTACTGAGTTTTCCATGGTTGTCACGGTAACAGGTTGAATTGACCTTGACAAGAGTTCATGGAGTTGTGAGGACTCTATGGTGGATTTCTGAGGGTGTTTGTTGGAGAAGGAGGACGCACTAGAGTGCCTGAGCCGGTGACTCGGCAGAGGCTGTCGCTGATAGCTGGGCTTAATGTCACCAGAAAACACGGGCTTGTTATCCTGTGTACGGGATGTAGTGGTCCATGTTCTGGGCATCTCACTGGCTGAATTACTCCGGCCGCGATCGCTGGAATTTTGTTGTTCACCGGTTGCACTGCTGTTTTCCCCGTTTGTGAAGGACTGCTGAGCTGCAGAGAGCAGAAGGTCCAGCTGCTGCATGTTTTCGGGGGATATGTAATCAGTGATGCTACTAATGTCCATCATGGTATTCTCCTCTGAGGTGACCGTGTTCAGTTCAGCCAAGGTTGGTTCGAATTCCTCCGATTTGACTAGATTTGAGTTGGATGACTGATTGGCGGCATTGTTCACCCAAGAACTGTCAGAGAATGTTCCAGTAACACTGCTTGTGGTTGTCACGGTGCTCCCTCCACTAGCAGGCATTGAAATGTCACACGAATTCTCGTATTGTGATTTAAGCTCGAACGGTTCCTCATTAAGGAGGCTCGTCATACTGCCATTACAGGAAGTGTCACTGAAACTCTGCATGTCATTTTTCTcctgttcatacatgtatagagaGTTTGGACTGGACGCGAATATCGTGTTGTCCATCATATTAACCTCCCCACTGACTGTGTGGTCATACAGTGGGCCATTGGAGTGGTCACCACTCAAAAAATCCATGTCTCCTCTGGGCTacaaacaaaaccaaaataaagtTCACTGatagatataccggtatatataatatacatagaTAAAGTTCCTACTCAAGGTTCCTGGGAGTACTGAGGGTTCACCTGATATTTAAATAGTACAGGGGGGAGCAAACTTGGTACGGTAGAACTCGCAAAACAATCgttataaataaaatcttctTAAATTAAAGTATGATATCTGGAGTCACTGAACTTAGAAACATTTTGTCAAACAGCTGATTGTTTACCAATTAGTACTAGGCATTAGCTGTGGGGTTATTGAACTCTCGGGGACAGAGCCTCATTCTGGGTCATTGACCACCTCATGAACCCCCGCTCAGGACAACAACCTCTTGACATCAATATTCACTCAGAGttgtaaacaatcaaatcagCAAGTTTTTCAGGATTTTTACTGAATTGgttcattttaaatcatatgGTAAGTTTCTCTTACCATTAAAAATCTACTTTTGAAATTTCACATTTATATTTTccaataatcatgataataattcaatttcctAGCAGTTTTATAACTGTGATTACCTCCCCATAAATTTGCCACGTTTGAATAAA
This region includes:
- the LOC105322650 gene encoding protein CREBRF homolog isoform X6, with the protein product MDFLSGDHSNGPLYDHTVSGEVNMMDNTIFASSPNSLYMYEQEKNDMQSFSDTSCNGSMTSLLNEEPFELKSQYENSCDISMPASGGSTVTTTSSVTGTFSDSSWVNNAANQSSNSNLVKSEEFEPTLAELNTVTSEENTMMDISSITDYISPENMQQLDLLLSAAQQSFTNGENSSATGEQQNSSDRGRSNSASEMPRTWTTTSRTQDNKPVFSGDIKPSYQRQPLPSHRLRHSSASSFSNKHPQKSTIESSQLHELLSRSIQPVTVTTMENSVATSTPSQLSPGKRKLAMFPEEGSNSVDKKWEEIKQLLYPEEKHSPCRSKCKRQSLDSTSSAPSFEDSDSDSDVNDFSDSDSEGSQEEWNAGRSSRESRQHRKDQYFWQYNIQSKGPKGKRVKFGMEENPHKVQDFEDPVFDSSSASQLGTTIRHGGKARKGDGNDVSPNPKKLVQIGSQIKKLNKQINSFAPLSELPVSTRNKSKKEKNKLASRACRLKKKAQHEANKVKLYGLDIEHKQLLNVIDTIKEDLHNFIVKKGPQLKFSTRLQSLVKEHLTIQVAGNTTEYVNTVITKVEAGDPKGGLDSSKKSRVQNEHT
- the LOC105322650 gene encoding protein CREBRF homolog isoform X3 gives rise to the protein MEHQKFKMDITFLSAYQPRGDMDFLSGDHSNGPLYDHTVSGEVNMMDNTIFASSPNSLYMYEQEKNDMQSFSDTSCNGSMTSLLNEEPFELKSQYENSCDISMPASGGSTVTTTSSVTGTFSDSSWVNNAANQSSNSNLVKSEEFEPTLAELNTVTSEENTMMDISSITDYISPENMQQLDLLLSAAQQSFTNGENSSATGEQQNSSDRGRSNSASEMPRTWTTTSRTQDNKPVFSGDIKPSYQRQPLPSHRLRHSSASSFSNKHPQKSTIESSQLHELLSRSIQPVTVTTMENSVATSTPSQLSPGKRKLAMFPEEGSNSVDKKWEEIKQLLYPEEKHSPCRSKCKRQSLDSTSSAPSFEDSDSDSDVNDFSDSDSEGSQEEWNAGRSSRESRQHRKDQYFWQYNIQSKGPKGKRVKFGMEENPHKVQDFEDPVFDSSSASQLGTTIRHGGKARKGDGNDVSPNPKKLVQIGSQIKKLNKQINSFAPLSELPVSTRNKSKKEKNKLASRACRLKKKAQHEANKVKLYGLDIEHKQLLNVIDTIKEDLHNFIVKKGPQLKFSTRLQSLVKEHLTIQVAGNTTEYVNTVITKVEAGDPKGGLDSSKKSRVQNEHT
- the LOC105322650 gene encoding protein CREBRF homolog isoform X4, with the translated sequence MTVGAKPGTSKPRGDMDFLSGDHSNGPLYDHTVSGEVNMMDNTIFASSPNSLYMYEQEKNDMQSFSDTSCNGSMTSLLNEEPFELKSQYENSCDISMPASGGSTVTTTSSVTGTFSDSSWVNNAANQSSNSNLVKSEEFEPTLAELNTVTSEENTMMDISSITDYISPENMQQLDLLLSAAQQSFTNGENSSATGEQQNSSDRGRSNSASEMPRTWTTTSRTQDNKPVFSGDIKPSYQRQPLPSHRLRHSSASSFSNKHPQKSTIESSQLHELLSRSIQPVTVTTMENSVATSTPSQLSPGKRKLAMFPEEGSNSVDKKWEEIKQLLYPEEKHSPCRSKCKRQSLDSTSSAPSFEDSDSDSDVNDFSDSDSEGSQEEWNAGRSSRESRQHRKDQYFWQYNIQSKGPKGKRVKFGMEENPHKVQDFEDPVFDSSSASQLGTTIRHGGKARKGDGNDVSPNPKKLVQIGSQIKKLNKQINSFAPLSELPVSTRNKSKKEKNKLASRACRLKKKAQHEANKVKLYGLDIEHKQLLNVIDTIKEDLHNFIVKKGPQLKFSTRLQSLVKEHLTIQVAGNTTEYVNTVITKVEAGDPKGGLDSSKKSRVQNEHT
- the LOC105322650 gene encoding protein CREBRF homolog isoform X5 produces the protein MCNGYRSTYEPRGDMDFLSGDHSNGPLYDHTVSGEVNMMDNTIFASSPNSLYMYEQEKNDMQSFSDTSCNGSMTSLLNEEPFELKSQYENSCDISMPASGGSTVTTTSSVTGTFSDSSWVNNAANQSSNSNLVKSEEFEPTLAELNTVTSEENTMMDISSITDYISPENMQQLDLLLSAAQQSFTNGENSSATGEQQNSSDRGRSNSASEMPRTWTTTSRTQDNKPVFSGDIKPSYQRQPLPSHRLRHSSASSFSNKHPQKSTIESSQLHELLSRSIQPVTVTTMENSVATSTPSQLSPGKRKLAMFPEEGSNSVDKKWEEIKQLLYPEEKHSPCRSKCKRQSLDSTSSAPSFEDSDSDSDVNDFSDSDSEGSQEEWNAGRSSRESRQHRKDQYFWQYNIQSKGPKGKRVKFGMEENPHKVQDFEDPVFDSSSASQLGTTIRHGGKARKGDGNDVSPNPKKLVQIGSQIKKLNKQINSFAPLSELPVSTRNKSKKEKNKLASRACRLKKKAQHEANKVKLYGLDIEHKQLLNVIDTIKEDLHNFIVKKGPQLKFSTRLQSLVKEHLTIQVAGNTTEYVNTVITKVEAGDPKGGLDSSKKSRVQNEHT